From the genome of Ictalurus punctatus breed USDA103 chromosome 28, Coco_2.0, whole genome shotgun sequence, one region includes:
- the map7d2a gene encoding MAP7 domain-containing protein 2 isoform X2: MAESGGRGKMAESARRAETGGTGAAGPAKMMTSSPVSEKKHQRNGHASPAHQSANQSSPTAAEMLTPPSVSEKKPLTNGSASPVRHPANSSNSQTGNQCVESLLKTDDRMRLARERREERERSLAMREQALMEKERRSRLQYERTREERWRRLEEQRQKEEQRRAAVEEKRRQQLEEEKERLEALMRKSLERSLQLENRNKRGTWGMNGQSDYALPHDLIASSLATNELCNVHHGHMTSVDNLSLLRLCTHTHSSLARCSSDAQLCVPCPRYTVPSSPHRSLYSASPSRRRANTVAMEMGGANSAPNTPKKERLRTERRTPTGSPVRRDESPAVVIRRSTSPKLTPKSRNQSPVPLHHFPPSPLRHRASTPITDDNKFTANRQAQEVKGRDPADKKLLTETEVSAGSVRGTCKAENPKPADRSADRSTEHSPLTAGKAVAGATDGDEVARVLEERRCRIQKEQEEKDRLKAEQLKKKQEEKEMKEEKRRKADEEKELQEKQEVERELMKQQEEQERQQRKKRIEEIMKRTRRSDGEMKREESQERGSPPSHTHSHALSPPGEVQVNAKVKGEVKAPPTGAQVSSSPQNQTLLRGQVKPRTPERIMKQHESAEKSSHTPAQVLHDTPSLNSPDRRGAAVKVEVAPVAPQRSSPVREEQSAQVRKINSPSEKLLESQVKISAENHEKKHLPVKERERGTGQVISPDLTQVIRQETRGMVKSSPSEQLKSPTSQQVNSQVKGSTSEQVNSPVNGPTSQQVNSPVKGPTSQQVNSPVKGPTSQQVNSPVKGPTSQEMNSQMRSPISQQVNSQVKGSTSEQVNSPVKGPTSQQVNSPVKGPTSQQVNSQMRSPTSQQVNSPVKGPTSQQMNSPVKGPTSQQVNSPVKGPTSQEMNSQMRSPTSQEMNSQMRNPTSQQVNSQVKGSTSEQVNSPVKGPTSQQVNSQMRHPTSQQVNSPVKGPTSQEMNSQMRSPTSQEMNNQMRSPTSQEMNSQMRSPTSQQVNSQVKGSTSEQVNSPMKGPTSQQVNSQMRSPTSQQVNSPVKGPTSQEMNSQMRSPTSQQVNSPVKGPTSQQVNSQAKSPTLEQLNSPVKGPTNQQVNSQMRNPTSQQVNSQMRNPTSQQVNSQARSPTSQQVNSQVRSPTSQQVNSQVRSPTSQQVNSQMRSPTSQQVNSQMRSPTSQEGPSLVKNPTTQQVNIQVKREQVNGQVSSQVKAIMTSSQVTSKKTSSSSSPLSPLPPPQLSPPLSDLEYLEKRGGARKQLADEVQSVEVSPVSKEELISIPKFSPISEVQNVVNNTRALEDLLDLTGHVTYPIMPRSTALGDCNKNVIEPKQTSNTLNMRSRKE; the protein is encoded by the exons ATGGCGGAATCCG GAGGGAGAGGGAAGATGGCGGAGAGCGCGAGACGCGCAGAGACCGGAGGTACAGGTGCAGCAGgtccag CTAaaatgatgacatcatcaccagTTTCTGAAAAGAAACATCAGAGAAATGGCCACGCCTCCCCAGCTcaccaatcagccaatcagagcagcCCGACTGCTG CTGAAATGTTGACTCCGCCCTCTGTGTCAGAGAAGAAGCCTCTGACGAATGGGAGCGCTTCACCTGTCCGCCATCCAGCCAATAGCAGCAACAGCCAGACAGGAAACCAAT gTGTGGAGTCTCTCCTCAAAACAGATGACAGGATGCGactggccagagagagacgagaggagagagagagaagtctgG cgATGAGGGAGCAGGCTCTGATGGAGAAGGAGCGGCGTTCTCGTCTGCAGTACGAGAGAACGAGGGAGGAGAGGTGGAGGCGTCTGGAGgagcagagacagaaggaggagCAGCGCAGGGCTGctgtggaggagaagagaaggcAGCAGCTGGAGGAGGAAAAG gAACGCCTGGAAGCTCTGATGAGGAAATCACTGGAGCGAAGTCTTCAACTGGAGAACAGAAACAAACGGGGGACCTGGGGGATGAACGGACAGA GCGACTATGCCCTCCCCCATGACCTCATCGCTTCCTCTCTTGCTACCAACGAATTATGCAACG TCcatcacggtcacatgacctcTGTGGACAACCTGTCATTACTTCgtctctgtacacacacacactcctcactcGCTCGCTGCAGCAGTGACGCCCAGCTGTGTGTGCCCTGCCCACGgtacacag TTCCCTCCAGTCCTCACAGGTCCCTGTACTCCGCGTCACCGAGCCGTCGCCGTGCCAACACTGTAGCCATGGAGATGGGCGGGGCAAATTCAGCCCCCAATACCCCGAAG aaggaGAGGTTGCGTACAGAGAGAAGGACGCCGACTGGATCACCTGTGAGACGAGACGAATCTCCTGCTGTTGTCATTCGGCGCTCCACCTCAccaaa gttgaCTCCTAAGAGTCGTAATCAGTCTCCTGTCCCACTCCATCATTTCCCTCCGTCCCCGCTGAGACACAGAGCCTCCACACCCATCACAGACGACAACAAGTTCACCGCTAACAGACAAGCCCAAGAGGTCAAAGGTCGTGACCCTGCAGATAAAAAGCTGCTGACCGAGACGGAGGTCAGTGCAGGAAGTGTGAGAGGAACCTGTAAAGCGGAGAACCCCAAACCTGCAGACAGGAGCGCGGATAGGAGCACAG AACATTCACCTCTGACCGCTGGAAAGGCCGTCGCCGGGGCAACGGATGGAGACGAGGTGGCTCGGGTTTTGGAGGAGAGACGGTGTCGTATACAGAAGGAGCAGGAGGAAaaggacag GCTGAAAGCTGAGCAGCTGAAGAAGAAGCAGGAGGAAAAAGAGatgaaggaggagaagaggagaaaagcagatgaagagaaggagctgcaggag aaacaggaagtagaGAGAGAGCTGATGAAGCAGCAGGAAGAGCAAGAGCGACAGCAGAGGAAAAAG AGAATCGAGGAGATCATGAAGAGGACGCGGAGGAGCGATGGAGAAATGAAG CGAGAGGAGAGTCAGGAGCGTGGTTCCCctccgtcacacacacactcgcacgctCTGTCTCCGCCGG GTGAAGTCCAGGTGAACGCAAAGGTAAAGGGTGAGGTGAAAGCCCCGCCCACTGGTGCACAGGTGAGCTCCTCCCCACAAAACCAG ACGCTGTTACGTGGACAGGTGAAGCCACGCACACCTGAACGCATCATGAAGCAGCATGAGAGTGCAGAGAAGAgttcacacacacctgcacaggtGCTGCACGACACTCCATCATTAAACTCTCCTGATCGTAGAGGAGCAGCTGTAAAAGTGGAAGTTGCTCCAGTGGCACCTCAGAGAAGCTCACCTGtgagagaggaacagagcgCTCAGGTGAGGAAGATAAACAGTCCATCAGAGAAACTGCTGGAGTCGCAGGTGAAGATCTCTGCTGAAAACCATGAGAAGAAACATCTACCAGTcaaggagagagagcgaggaacAGGCCAGGTGATCAGCCCTGATCTTACACAGGTGATCAGACAGGAGACCAGGGGCATGGTTAAAAGTTCCCCTTCTGAACAATTGAAGAGTCCAACCTCCCAACAGGTGAACAGCCAGGTGAAAGGTTCTACCTCTGAACAGGTGAACAGCCCAGTGAATGGTCCAACCTCCCAACAGGTGAACAGTCCAGTGAAGGGTCCAACCTCCCAACAGGTGAACAGTCCAGTGAAGGGTCCAACCTCCCAACAGGTGAACAGTCCAGTGAAGGGTCCAACCTCCCAAGAGATGAACAGCCAAATGAGGAGTCCAATCTCCCAACAGGTGAACAGCCAGGTGAAAGGTTCTACCTCTGAACAGGTGAACAGTCCAGTGAAGGGTCCAACCTCCCAACAGGTGAACAGTCCAGTGAAGGGTCCAACCTCCCAACAGGTGAACAGCCAAATGAGGAGTCCAACCTCCCAACAGGTGAACAGCCCAGTGAAGGGTCCAACCTCCCAACAGATGAACAGCCCAGTGAAGGGTCCAACCTCCCAACAGGTGAACAGTCCAGTGAAGGGTCCAACCTCCCAAGAGATGAATAGTCAAATGAGGAGTCCAACCTCCCAAGAGATGAACAGCCAAATGAGGAATCCAACCTCCCAACAGGTGAACAGCCAGGTGAAAGGTTCTACCTCTGAACAGGTGAACAGTCCAGTGAAGGGTCCAACCTCCCAACAGGTGAACAGCCAAATGAGGCATCCAACCTCCCAACAGGTGAACAGTCCAGTGAAGGGTCCAACCTCCCAAGAGATGAACAGCCAAATGAGGAGTCCAACCTCCCAAGAGATGAACAACCAAATGAGGAGTCCAACCTCCCAAGAGATGAACAGCCAAATGAGGAGTCCAACCTCCCAACAGGTGAACAGCCAGGTGAAAGGTTCTACCTCTGAACAGGTGAACAGTCCAATGAAGGGTCCAACCTCCCAACAGGTGAACAGCCAAATGAGGAGTCCAACCTCCCAACAGGTGAACAGTCCAGTGAAGGGTCCAACCTCCCAAGAGATGAACAGCCAAATGAGGAGTCCAACCTCCCAACAGGTGAACAGCCCAGTGAAGGGTCCAACCTCCCAACAGGTGAACAGCCAGGCAAAAAGTCCAACCTTGGAGCAGTTGAACAGCCCAGTGAAGGGTCCAACCAACCAACAGGTGAACAGCCAAATGAGGAATCCAACCTCCCAACAGGTGAACAGCCAAATGAGGAATCCAACCTCCCAACAGGTGAACAGCCAAGCGAGGAGTCCAACCTCCCAACAGGTGAACAGCCAAGTGAGGAGTCCAACCTCCCAACAGGTGAACAGCCAAGTGAGGAGTCCAACCTCCCAACAGGTGAACAGCCAAATGAGGAGTCCAACCTCCCAACAGGTGAACAGCCAAATGAGGAGTCCAACCTCCCAGGAGGGACCCAGCTTGGTGAAAAACCCCACCACCCAGCAGGTGAACATCCAGGTGAAGCGTGAGCAAGTGAATGGCCAGGTGAGCTCGCAGGTGAAAGCTATCATGACATCGTCACAGGTGACATCAAAGAAGACATCAAGTAGCTCCTCCCCCCTCAGCCCACTTCCTCCACCACAGCTCTCACCTCCTCTCAGTGACCTGGAGTATCTGGAGAAAAGGGGCGGGGCCAGAAAGCAGTTGGCTGATGAGGTGCAGTCAGTGGAAGTCAG CCCCGTGTCTAAAGAGGAACTCATCTCCATTCCCAAGTTTTCTCCCATCTCTGAAGTTCAGAATGTTGTGAACAACACACGAGCGCTGGAGGACCTGCTGGATCtgactggtcatgtgacatatcCCATAATGCCTCGCAGCACTGCGCTGGGAGACTGCAACAAAAACGTGATTGAGCCGAAACAGACTTCTAACACACTGAACATGAGAAGCAGAAAGGAGTGA